One genomic window of Oncorhynchus clarkii lewisi isolate Uvic-CL-2024 chromosome 5, UVic_Ocla_1.0, whole genome shotgun sequence includes the following:
- the LOC139410015 gene encoding heat shock protein 30-like, translating to MLCSRGFQSSLSPLMDFYWPVRSLWPEVRPLLSQRDLLQRNLLEIKCSLELMAKLQQQIFEELDNVPSSLTIQPVSYKHDKDGEGFALTLDTEDFSPEELSVKQVGRKLKVSGKTEKKLDDGEGSYSYRCQEFRQEFDLPEGMNPETVTCSLAHDGKLHIQAPKNPLSCEDEVAERVVPINCSLDVKTPQFLSKTEGSITDT from the coding sequence TGTGTTCCCGAGGATTCCAGTCTTCCCTCAGCCCATTGATGGACTTCTACTGGCCTGTGCGCAGTCTATGGCCAGAGGTCCGACCTCTTCTCAGCCAGCGGGATCTTCTGCAGAGAAACCTGCTAGAGATCAAGTGCAGTCTGGAGCTGATGGCAAAACTCCAGCAGCAGATCTTTGAAGAGTTGGACAATGTCCCATCCTCTTTGACCATCCAACCAGTCTCCTACAAGCATGATAAAGATGGAGAGGGCTTTGCCCTGACACTGGACACTGAAGACTTTTCCCCAGAGGAGCTGTCTGTCAAGCAGGTGGGCAGGAAGCTGAAAGTCAGTGGGAAGACAGAGAAGAAGCTGGATGATGGGGAAGGCTCCTACTCTTACAGATGCCAAGAGTTCAGACAAGAGTTTGATCTGCCTGAAGGGATGAATCCTGAGACAGTCACCTGCTCCCTGGCTCATGACGGGAAGCTCCACATTCAGGCACCAAAGAATCCATTATCTTGTGAGGATGAGGTGGCAGAGAGAGTGGTGCCCATCAACTGTAGCCTGGATGTGAAAACCCCACAATTCCTGTCAAAGACAGAGGGAAGCATCACCGACACATAG